One region of Rhodospirillaceae bacterium genomic DNA includes:
- a CDS encoding PAS domain-containing protein: MAEDGLPVFYDSAAALQSARLRQLHAQWEGGCAGATFPALAAIDPVELKQFLTDLVVVDVRDPDHPKFRLFGSGYREFFSQDFSGTEVRAAPFPEADAIAAIYREVALSGAPRCGWYRWQSEHGVSHISEFVVLPYGDQGKVERLLVMEDLDRARQGASPGGSRR, from the coding sequence ATGGCGGAAGATGGACTGCCCGTGTTTTACGACAGCGCCGCCGCCCTGCAATCGGCGCGCCTGCGGCAGCTTCACGCACAATGGGAAGGCGGCTGTGCCGGCGCGACGTTTCCGGCGCTCGCGGCGATTGATCCGGTCGAACTGAAGCAATTCCTAACCGATCTCGTCGTGGTCGATGTGCGTGATCCGGACCATCCGAAGTTCCGCCTTTTCGGCTCCGGCTACCGCGAGTTCTTCAGTCAGGATTTTTCCGGCACGGAGGTCCGGGCGGCGCCTTTCCCGGAGGCGGATGCCATTGCCGCGATCTATCGCGAGGTGGCGCTATCGGGCGCGCCGCGCTGTGGCTGGTATCGCTGGCAGTCGGAACATGGGGTCTCCCATATCTCCGAATTCGTCGTGCTGCCCTATGGTGACCAGGGGAAGGTCGAGCGGCTGCTGGTGATGGAGGATCTGGACCGGGCGCGCCAGGGAGCAAGTCCTGGCGGATCGCGACGATGA
- a CDS encoding PAS-domain containing protein, translated as MAQHRLRDAIDSLPDGFALFDADDRVIIHNAGFLDAYSSKIKSDVTGQTFEETVRTFVENTMPEAQDPAFDREAWIAQRMARHRNPPREPFEVKWGGDRWMRVSEQRTSHGGYVGIWTDVTEIKRIGQRLQDAINALSDGFALFDAEDRLIVCNEAFRSQSALHGGDDLVGQTMEQILRAFAASDVTDTRARTDLEGWIAQRLQHHRNPQAEPYEQVLTNGRILHISENRTSDGGIVGIWTDVTALKQAERRLEDAIKSLNEGFVLIDKDGRFAAYNERFLQLYPKTAPHVAVGAPSTRCCAKVPARASIPA; from the coding sequence ATGGCGCAACACCGGCTGCGCGACGCCATCGACTCCCTGCCCGACGGCTTTGCCCTGTTCGATGCCGATGATCGCGTCATCATTCATAATGCCGGCTTTCTCGACGCTTACTCCAGCAAGATCAAGAGCGACGTCACCGGCCAGACATTCGAGGAGACGGTCCGCACCTTCGTCGAAAACACCATGCCGGAAGCCCAGGATCCCGCCTTCGACCGCGAAGCCTGGATCGCCCAGCGCATGGCGCGGCACCGCAACCCGCCCCGGGAGCCTTTCGAGGTGAAATGGGGCGGCGACCGCTGGATGCGCGTCAGCGAACAGCGTACGTCCCACGGCGGCTATGTCGGCATCTGGACCGATGTGACGGAAATCAAGCGGATCGGCCAGCGGCTGCAGGATGCCATCAACGCGCTCTCGGACGGTTTTGCCCTGTTCGACGCCGAGGACCGGCTGATCGTCTGCAATGAGGCGTTCCGCAGTCAATCGGCCCTGCACGGTGGCGACGACCTCGTCGGACAGACGATGGAGCAGATTCTGCGGGCCTTCGCCGCGTCCGATGTCACCGATACGCGCGCCAGAACGGATCTCGAAGGCTGGATCGCACAGCGCCTGCAACACCACCGCAACCCGCAGGCCGAGCCCTATGAACAGGTTCTGACGAACGGCCGGATCCTGCATATCTCGGAGAATCGCACCAGCGACGGCGGCATCGTCGGCATCTGGACCGATGTCACCGCCCTCAAGCAGGCGGAGCGGCGCCTCGAGGATGCGATCAAGAGCCTCAACGAAGGCTTCGTGCTGATCGACAAGGACGGACGCTTCGCCGCCTATAACGAGCGCTTTCTGCAGCTCTATCCCAAGACCGCGCCCCATGTGGCGGTCGGCGCGCCTTCGACGAGGTGTTGCGCCAAGGTGCCCGCGCGGGCGAGTATCCCGGCATAA
- a CDS encoding CHASE domain-containing protein, giving the protein MPRTAPPTDQPDRIGVFSYGLTLALGAIGYFAMARLGLSLATLHASASPIWPASGLATALLVAFGPRFWPAIVAGAFAANLLSGDPLTAAAISIGNTAEALLGQWLIRRLDSLSGDHFPIGRAAGFAMAALFAPLASAGIGVGTLMAAGQLGAAPPADVVMTWWAGDALGILLIAPPLLALRSGMTLPSLRYVIPLALATLASNGLAFLLPGWGAAVFLSFPILILAVRWGGTFGVTFVVLLTSILWLAGTSNGMGPFNEPRINDSLINMQIMLAPLAIAGLVLAEVRGSRPLIPAAVYLVGGLISCAIFVAVSATENAVDDRHMATVITRLESHISDRMNLYINALKGGASLFAASREVKSTEWAAYANSLDLTNQFPGINGMGVIIPVNKRFADPFAEMMRIDLGTDFAIKPVPNVSADAAAFPQHFVIIYAQPEVRNQAAIGLDVASEPRRRAAAIAARDTGKPTLTSRITLVQDVKRGPGFLAFVPIYRDLTEPLEPNGAKGRFSGWIYAPFIAEAFFREALINQDQEMRLRVFDGPRADAAELIFDSAVPVEKGG; this is encoded by the coding sequence ATGCCCCGGACCGCGCCGCCCACAGACCAGCCGGATCGAATCGGCGTATTTTCCTATGGACTGACGCTCGCGCTCGGCGCGATCGGCTACTTCGCCATGGCGCGGCTGGGCCTGTCACTCGCCACGCTCCATGCCAGCGCCTCACCCATCTGGCCCGCCTCCGGTCTCGCCACGGCCCTCCTCGTCGCCTTCGGGCCACGGTTCTGGCCAGCCATCGTGGCTGGCGCCTTTGCCGCCAACCTCCTCTCCGGCGATCCGCTGACGGCGGCCGCCATCAGTATCGGCAACACGGCCGAGGCCTTGCTTGGACAATGGCTGATCCGTCGCCTCGATTCGCTCAGCGGCGATCATTTCCCGATCGGCCGCGCCGCCGGCTTCGCCATGGCGGCGCTGTTCGCCCCGCTCGCCAGCGCGGGCATCGGCGTCGGCACGCTCATGGCCGCCGGTCAGCTCGGCGCTGCGCCGCCGGCCGACGTCGTCATGACCTGGTGGGCCGGCGACGCGCTCGGCATTCTGCTGATCGCCCCACCGCTCCTGGCCCTGCGCAGCGGCATGACCCTTCCCTCCCTGCGCTACGTTATCCCCCTGGCGCTCGCCACACTGGCCAGCAACGGACTTGCCTTCCTGCTGCCGGGCTGGGGCGCGGCCGTCTTCCTCTCGTTCCCGATCCTCATCCTCGCCGTCCGCTGGGGCGGCACCTTCGGTGTAACCTTCGTGGTCCTGCTGACCAGCATCCTCTGGCTGGCCGGCACCAGCAACGGAATGGGTCCCTTCAACGAGCCACGCATCAATGACAGCCTGATCAACATGCAGATCATGCTGGCGCCGCTGGCCATCGCCGGACTCGTCCTGGCCGAGGTCCGCGGCAGCCGACCGCTCATCCCGGCGGCCGTGTATCTGGTCGGCGGCCTCATCAGCTGCGCCATCTTCGTCGCGGTTTCCGCGACGGAGAACGCTGTCGACGACCGGCATATGGCAACCGTCATTACCCGCCTCGAGAGCCATATCAGCGACCGGATGAACCTCTACATCAACGCCCTGAAGGGCGGCGCCAGTCTGTTCGCCGCCTCTCGCGAGGTGAAATCCACGGAATGGGCGGCCTATGCCAATTCGCTCGACCTGACAAACCAGTTTCCAGGGATCAACGGGATGGGCGTCATCATCCCCGTGAACAAGCGATTCGCCGATCCGTTCGCCGAGATGATGCGCATCGATCTCGGCACCGATTTCGCCATCAAGCCGGTACCCAATGTCAGTGCCGACGCCGCGGCCTTTCCGCAGCACTTCGTCATCATCTATGCGCAACCAGAGGTGCGAAACCAAGCTGCCATCGGCCTCGACGTCGCCTCCGAACCGCGACGCCGGGCCGCCGCCATCGCCGCGCGTGATACCGGCAAGCCAACCCTTACCTCACGCATCACCCTGGTCCAGGACGTGAAGCGCGGTCCCGGCTTCCTGGCATTCGTGCCGATATATCGCGACCTGACCGAGCCGCTCGAGCCGAATGGCGCCAAGGGCAGATTCTCCGGCTGGATCTATGCACCCTTCATCGCCGAGGCGTTTTTCCGCGAGGCGCTGATCAACCAAGACCAGGAAATGCGGCTGCGGGTCTTCGACGGACCGCGGGCCGACGCGGCCGAGCTCATCTTCGACAGCGCGGTGCCGGTGGAAAAAGGCGGGTGA
- a CDS encoding quinone oxidoreductase, whose translation MTIPIETNAIRFHKTGGPDVLKWETVKLGTPGAGEVTLRNKACGLNFIDTYHRSGLYPVALPSGIGLEGAAVVEALGAGVGGLGIGDRVAYCAAPLGAYAEWRNYPADKLVKLPDSIDDRTAAAMMLQGMTVEYLIRRTYPVKAGDLVLFHAAAGGVGSIAVQWLKALGAVVISTAGGAEKCAIVKSLGADHVIDYRAEDWVKRVKDITGGKGVHVVYDGVGKDTCVPSMDCLRPRGYLVTFGNASGPVPAIEPLTLSQKGSIFLTRPTLMAYTATREELELSAQALMDVVSKGIVKIRIGHTYPLREAAQAQRDLEARKTTGSVVLLP comes from the coding sequence ATGACCATTCCCATCGAGACCAACGCTATTCGCTTTCACAAGACCGGCGGGCCGGACGTCCTGAAATGGGAGACGGTGAAACTTGGCACGCCCGGCGCCGGCGAAGTCACGCTGCGCAACAAGGCTTGCGGGCTTAATTTCATCGATACCTATCATCGCAGCGGACTTTATCCGGTGGCGCTGCCATCGGGCATCGGGCTCGAAGGCGCCGCGGTGGTCGAGGCGCTGGGGGCGGGTGTCGGCGGCCTCGGGATCGGTGATCGGGTCGCCTATTGCGCGGCGCCGCTCGGTGCCTATGCGGAATGGCGCAACTACCCGGCCGATAAACTGGTGAAGCTGCCGGACAGCATCGACGACCGGACCGCCGCCGCCATGATGCTGCAGGGCATGACGGTGGAATATCTCATCCGCCGCACTTATCCGGTAAAGGCCGGCGACCTTGTCCTGTTCCATGCCGCGGCCGGTGGCGTGGGCTCGATCGCGGTGCAATGGCTGAAAGCGCTGGGTGCCGTCGTCATCAGCACCGCCGGCGGCGCGGAAAAATGCGCCATCGTGAAATCACTGGGCGCGGATCACGTGATCGATTACCGGGCGGAAGATTGGGTCAAGCGCGTCAAGGACATCACCGGCGGCAAGGGTGTCCACGTGGTCTATGACGGCGTCGGCAAGGATACCTGCGTGCCCTCGATGGATTGCCTGCGGCCGCGCGGCTATCTGGTGACCTTCGGCAACGCCTCGGGCCCGGTGCCGGCGATCGAGCCGCTGACGCTCTCGCAGAAGGGCTCGATCTTCCTCACCCGCCCCACGCTGATGGCCTATACCGCCACGCGCGAGGAACTGGAACTCTCGGCCCAGGCGCTGATGGACGTGGTGTCGAAGGGCATCGTGAAGATCCGCATCGGCCATACCTATCCGCTGCGGGAAGCGGCCCAGGCGCAGCGCGATCTCGAGGCGCGCAAGACCACGGGTTCGGTGGTTCTGCTGCCTTGA
- a CDS encoding PAS-domain containing protein, producing MRQGARAGEYPGITTAADIDTFVQTWIERFANPERLSTIAQTADGSWRMVSHHGTSDGGYVNVYSDITELKQREAALAESTERLERQAQSLTILTQEPASRTHRRRERQCQQVAFPRQYVA from the coding sequence TTGCGCCAAGGTGCCCGCGCGGGCGAGTATCCCGGCATAACGACGGCGGCGGACATAGACACATTCGTCCAGACCTGGATCGAGCGCTTCGCCAATCCCGAACGGCTGTCGACCATCGCGCAAACGGCGGACGGAAGCTGGCGCATGGTCAGCCATCACGGCACGTCAGATGGCGGCTATGTGAATGTCTATTCCGACATCACCGAACTGAAACAGCGCGAAGCCGCTCTCGCGGAGTCAACAGAGCGTCTGGAAAGACAGGCGCAATCCCTGACCATATTGACCCAGGAACCTGCAAGCCGCACGCATCGCCGCCGAGAACGCCAATGTCAGCAAGTCGCATTTCCTCGCCAATATGTCGCATGA
- a CDS encoding HAMP domain-containing histidine kinase → MSHELRTPLNGILGFAEIIKNELFGAIDPPRYRTYAEDIHQSGKHLLTLINDLLDLSKIEADRMTLDIDAIETASVVGQALRLVETLAEERGVKIAPPDIAGCPVIHADETQARQILLNLLSNAVKFTPDSGTVALCAAEAGDAGVVITVTDTGIGMTPQEISKAMERFGQAEASYSKTMPGTGLGLPLVEGLVKLHGGSLVIESRKGHGTTVTVRLPWHEGLYRQPARPSAAVS, encoded by the coding sequence ATGTCGCATGAATTGCGCACCCCGCTGAACGGCATCCTCGGCTTCGCCGAGATCATCAAGAACGAATTGTTCGGCGCGATCGATCCGCCCCGCTATCGCACCTATGCCGAGGACATCCACCAGAGCGGCAAGCATCTGTTGACGCTCATCAACGATCTCCTTGATCTGTCCAAGATCGAGGCCGACCGGATGACCCTGGACATCGACGCCATTGAAACCGCGTCGGTCGTGGGTCAGGCCCTCCGCCTCGTGGAGACGCTGGCCGAGGAACGCGGCGTCAAGATAGCACCGCCCGACATCGCCGGCTGTCCGGTGATCCATGCCGACGAGACCCAGGCCCGCCAGATCCTGCTCAACCTGCTCTCGAACGCGGTCAAATTCACCCCCGATAGCGGCACGGTCGCCTTGTGCGCGGCCGAGGCCGGCGATGCGGGGGTCGTCATCACCGTGACGGATACGGGCATCGGCATGACGCCGCAGGAAATCAGCAAGGCCATGGAGCGCTTCGGCCAGGCCGAGGCCAGCTATTCCAAGACGATGCCGGGCACCGGTCTCGGCCTGCCGCTGGTCGAAGGCCTCGTCAAGCTGCATGGCGGCAGCCTGGTCATCGAGAGCAGGAAAGGTCACGGCACCACCGTGACCGTCCGCCTCCCCTGGCACGAGGGTCTCTATCGCCAGCCGGCGCGGCCATCCGCCGCGGTTTCCTGA
- a CDS encoding thioredoxin domain-containing protein yields the protein MTRHAAATHPTKPNPNNQLVHETSPYLLQHKDNPVDWRAWNDATLAEAKASDKPILLSVGYAACHWCHVMAHESFEDEGIAALMNRLFINIKIDREERPDLDQIYQQALSLLGQQGGWPLTMFLTPDGQPFWGGTYFPKEPRYGRPGFGDVLNALSEAYHTDKEKVGKNVAGLAEAMQRLSSPQGGGDIPVEVMDRIAERLLQEVDLVRGGIGGAPKFPQPSVMGLLWRSYRRNGDGRYREAVLLSLTRMLQGGIYDHLGGGLARYATDADWLVPHFEKMLYDNAELLGQLAEAWLETGEKLFETRAHEIVGWLTREMLAEADAQGHRAFAASLDADSEGVEGKFYVWDEAEIDEVLRAESNFFKHVYDVSAAGNWEDTNILNRSHQMGLLIEGDEQRLEVARQKLLARRATRIRPGWDDKVLVDWNGLMIANLALASLVFAQPTWLKLAEDAFAFIDGNMRDGSGRLKHAWRAGRLAHPATLDDHANLARAALMLCQATGNAAYLKAAQAIVADLDAHYWDIQAGGYFFSADDTADVIIRTKSANDNATPSGNGTMVEVLTRLASLTGDDAYASRATDLLRAFAGEIQRNFFPLANLLNGNDFYLQVVDVIIIGDRAAADTQALLQALHRQSSQNLVLQVVADSSHLPATHPAAAKTRIGGRATAYVCRQQTCSAPVTEPADLALALSRRGDLG from the coding sequence ATGACCAGACACGCAGCCGCCACGCACCCGACCAAGCCCAACCCCAACAACCAGCTCGTTCACGAGACCAGTCCCTATCTGCTGCAGCACAAGGACAATCCGGTCGATTGGCGGGCCTGGAACGACGCGACCCTGGCCGAAGCAAAAGCCAGCGACAAGCCGATCCTGCTCTCGGTGGGCTATGCCGCCTGCCATTGGTGCCATGTCATGGCCCATGAGAGTTTCGAGGATGAGGGCATCGCCGCCCTGATGAACCGGCTCTTCATCAACATCAAGATCGACCGCGAGGAGCGCCCCGATCTCGACCAGATCTACCAGCAGGCGCTCTCGCTGCTCGGGCAACAGGGCGGCTGGCCCTTGACCATGTTCCTGACACCCGACGGCCAGCCCTTCTGGGGCGGCACGTATTTTCCGAAGGAGCCGCGCTATGGTCGGCCCGGCTTCGGCGATGTGCTCAATGCGCTGTCCGAGGCCTATCACACCGACAAGGAGAAGGTCGGGAAGAACGTGGCGGGTCTCGCCGAAGCGATGCAGCGTCTATCGTCACCGCAGGGCGGCGGCGACATCCCGGTCGAGGTGATGGACCGCATCGCCGAGCGCCTGCTGCAGGAAGTTGACCTGGTGCGCGGCGGCATCGGGGGTGCTCCGAAATTTCCGCAGCCCTCGGTCATGGGCCTGCTGTGGCGCAGCTACCGGCGCAATGGCGATGGCCGCTACCGCGAGGCGGTCCTCCTCAGCCTCACCCGCATGCTGCAGGGTGGCATCTATGATCACCTCGGCGGTGGTCTTGCGCGCTATGCGACCGATGCCGATTGGCTGGTGCCGCATTTCGAGAAGATGCTCTACGACAATGCCGAACTGCTGGGCCAGCTCGCCGAGGCCTGGCTCGAGACCGGCGAAAAGCTGTTCGAGACCCGCGCCCATGAAATCGTCGGCTGGCTTACGCGCGAGATGCTGGCTGAAGCCGATGCGCAAGGCCACCGCGCTTTCGCAGCCTCGCTCGATGCCGATTCCGAAGGCGTCGAAGGCAAATTCTATGTCTGGGACGAAGCCGAGATCGACGAAGTGCTGCGGGCCGAGTCCAACTTCTTCAAACATGTCTATGACGTCAGTGCCGCCGGCAATTGGGAAGACACCAACATCCTCAACCGCAGCCATCAGATGGGCCTGCTGATCGAGGGCGATGAACAGCGCCTCGAGGTGGCTCGACAGAAATTGCTGGCGCGACGCGCGACGCGCATCCGGCCCGGCTGGGACGACAAGGTGCTGGTCGATTGGAACGGCCTGATGATCGCCAACCTGGCACTTGCCTCGCTGGTCTTTGCGCAACCGACCTGGCTCAAACTTGCCGAAGATGCGTTTGCCTTCATCGACGGCAATATGCGCGATGGATCGGGCCGCTTGAAACATGCCTGGCGCGCGGGACGGCTGGCCCATCCGGCAACGCTCGACGATCACGCCAATCTCGCCCGCGCCGCCCTCATGCTCTGTCAGGCGACCGGCAACGCCGCCTATCTCAAGGCCGCGCAGGCGATCGTTGCCGATCTCGACGCGCATTACTGGGACATACAGGCTGGCGGCTATTTCTTCAGCGCCGACGATACCGCCGACGTCATCATCCGCACCAAATCCGCCAATGACAACGCGACCCCCAGCGGCAACGGCACCATGGTCGAGGTGCTGACGCGCCTCGCCTCGCTGACCGGCGACGATGCCTATGCAAGCCGCGCCACCGATCTGCTCCGCGCCTTTGCCGGCGAGATCCAGCGCAATTTCTTCCCGCTCGCCAATCTCCTCAACGGCAACGACTTCTATCTCCAGGTCGTGGACGTGATCATCATCGGCGACCGGGCCGCCGCCGACACGCAGGCGCTGCTCCAGGCGCTGCACCGGCAGTCGTCGCAGAACCTCGTGCTGCAGGTCGTCGCGGACAGCAGCCATCTGCCGGCGACCCATCCGGCAGCGGCCAAGACGCGGATCGGCGGCAGGGCCACGGCCTATGTCTGTCGTCAGCAAACCTGCTCGGCGCCGGTCACGGAACCGGCCGACCTGGCGCTTGCCTTGAGCCGGCGCGGCGATCTGGGCTAG
- the rho gene encoding transcription termination factor Rho, with amino-acid sequence MNLQELKRKSPAELLAFAESLQIENANSLRRQDMLFAILKHLADNDTAIFGAGVLEILQDGFGFLRSPEANYLPGPDDIYCSPSQVRRFGLRTGDTVEGQIRGPKEGERYFALLKVNTINFEDPDKIRHRINFDNLTPLYPDEKLKMELEGKGDDAMPEPAALPKAEAARTVEMSRRALKARENRDINRVDITGRVIDLICPIGKGQRALVVAPPRTGKTVMLQNIANSIATNHPEAYLIVLLIDERPEEVTDMSRSVKGEVVSSTFDEPAARHVQVAEMVIEKAKRLVEHKRDVIILLDSITRLARAYNTVVPSSGKVLTGGVDANALQRPKRFFGAARNIEEGGSLTIIATALIDTGSRMDEVIFEEFKGTGNSEIILDRKLSDKRTFPSIDITKSGTRKEELLVDRATLSKMWVLRRILMPMGTVDAMEFLLDKLKHAKSNADFFQSMNQ; translated from the coding sequence ATGAACTTACAAGAACTTAAGCGCAAGTCCCCAGCCGAGCTCCTGGCCTTTGCCGAGAGCCTGCAGATCGAAAACGCCAATTCCCTGCGCCGCCAGGACATGCTGTTCGCGATCCTGAAGCACCTCGCCGATAACGACACCGCCATTTTCGGCGCCGGCGTGCTCGAGATCCTGCAGGACGGTTTCGGCTTCCTGCGCAGCCCGGAGGCCAATTACCTCCCCGGCCCCGACGACATCTATTGCTCCCCCTCCCAGGTCCGGCGCTTTGGTCTCCGCACCGGCGACACCGTCGAGGGGCAGATCCGCGGGCCCAAGGAAGGCGAGCGCTATTTCGCCCTCCTCAAGGTCAACACGATCAATTTCGAGGATCCGGACAAGATCCGCCACCGCATCAATTTCGACAACCTCACCCCGCTCTATCCGGATGAGAAGTTGAAGATGGAGCTGGAAGGCAAGGGCGACGACGCCATGCCGGAACCAGCGGCACTGCCCAAGGCGGAAGCCGCCCGCACCGTCGAGATGAGCCGTCGCGCGCTGAAAGCCCGCGAGAACCGCGATATCAACCGGGTCGACATCACGGGGCGCGTCATCGATCTCATCTGCCCGATCGGCAAGGGCCAGCGCGCCCTGGTCGTGGCGCCGCCGCGCACCGGCAAGACCGTGATGCTGCAGAACATCGCCAATTCGATCGCCACCAACCATCCGGAAGCCTATCTCATCGTGCTGCTGATCGACGAGCGGCCGGAAGAAGTCACCGACATGTCGCGCTCGGTGAAGGGCGAGGTCGTCTCCTCGACCTTCGACGAGCCGGCGGCGCGCCACGTGCAGGTTGCCGAGATGGTGATCGAGAAGGCCAAACGCCTGGTCGAGCACAAGCGCGACGTCATCATCCTCTTGGATTCCATCACGCGGTTGGCTCGCGCATACAACACCGTCGTGCCATCGTCCGGCAAGGTGCTGACCGGCGGTGTCGATGCCAATGCGCTGCAGCGCCCCAAGCGCTTCTTCGGTGCCGCGCGCAACATCGAGGAAGGCGGGTCGCTCACCATCATCGCCACCGCCCTCATCGATACCGGCAGCCGCATGGACGAGGTGATCTTCGAAGAATTCAAGGGCACCGGTAACTCGGAAATCATCCTCGACCGCAAGCTCTCCGACAAGCGCACCTTCCCCTCGATCGACATCACCAAATCGGGCACACGCAAGGAAGAGCTGCTGGTCGACCGCGCGACGCTCTCCAAGATGTGGGTGCTGCGCCGCATCCTGATGCCGATGGGCACGGTCGACGCGATGGAGTTCCTGCTCGACAAGCTGAAGCACGCCAAGTCGAACGCCGACTTCTTCCAGTCGATGAACCAGTAG
- the ribB gene encoding 3,4-dihydroxy-2-butanone-4-phosphate synthase yields the protein MSKLISQIDLNRVQSRINAAVQAMQSGLPVIVLDDDDRENEADLVAAASNLSHDVMARMIRDCSGIVCLCLDAATVDRLQLPMMASRNESRFGTPFTVSIEARLGVTTGVSAADRLTTVKAAIAPNAKPGDIVSPGHMFPLRASPGGVLTRRGHTEGSVDLAEIAGLGSAAVLCELMTRDGEMLRGRQAKAYGRRNGFPVLTIADIVAYRQNLLAKAA from the coding sequence ATGTCCAAACTGATTTCCCAAATCGACCTAAACCGCGTCCAGTCCCGCATAAACGCTGCCGTCCAGGCAATGCAATCGGGCCTCCCCGTCATCGTGCTCGACGATGACGACCGCGAAAACGAAGCCGACCTGGTGGCTGCCGCCAGCAACCTCAGCCACGACGTCATGGCCCGCATGATCCGCGATTGCAGCGGCATCGTCTGCCTCTGCCTCGATGCGGCAACTGTCGACCGGCTGCAATTGCCGATGATGGCAAGCCGCAACGAAAGCCGTTTCGGGACACCCTTCACCGTCTCGATCGAGGCGCGGCTTGGCGTCACCACCGGCGTCTCGGCGGCGGATCGCCTGACCACGGTCAAGGCCGCGATCGCGCCAAATGCCAAGCCCGGCGATATCGTCAGCCCCGGCCACATGTTCCCGCTGCGCGCCAGTCCCGGCGGTGTGCTGACCCGGCGCGGCCATACCGAAGGCTCGGTCGATCTCGCCGAGATCGCCGGCCTGGGGTCGGCCGCGGTGCTGTGCGAGCTGATGACCCGCGATGGCGAGATGCTGCGCGGCCGTCAGGCGAAGGCCTATGGCCGGCGCAACGGCTTCCCGGTGCTCACCATCGCCGACATCGTCGCCTATCGCCAGAATCTGCTGGCGAAAGCGGCGTAA
- the hemH gene encoding ferrochelatase, protein MKPRRIAIVLFTLGGPDGPAAVKPFLFNLFNDKNIIGAPGPIRWALAKFISARRGPIAQHVYDQMGGGSPILPNTLAQADALTRALLDLGEVKTFIAMRYWHPFTEDTARAVKVWGPDEIVLLPLYPQFSTTTTGSSQRVWHDTARQIGLTVPAHFICCYPDEPGFVTALVDITKQAIAAAATEAPNKAQMVIFSAHGLPQKIVDKGDPYVRQVEATVAATVAGLGLAPDQWIIAYQSRVGPLKWVGPSTDEVITEHAKAGRAIIVVPVAFVSEHSETLVELDIEYRHLATSNGAAAYVRAPTVATHPAFIDGLACLVKQARRDGAALQPGCSREACRGQSQCAMTKAGM, encoded by the coding sequence ATGAAGCCGCGCCGTATCGCCATCGTGCTGTTCACTCTCGGCGGCCCCGACGGGCCGGCGGCCGTGAAGCCGTTCCTGTTCAACCTGTTCAACGACAAGAACATCATCGGCGCTCCGGGTCCCATACGCTGGGCGCTCGCCAAATTCATCTCGGCGCGGCGCGGGCCCATCGCCCAGCATGTCTATGACCAGATGGGCGGCGGCTCGCCGATCCTGCCCAACACGTTGGCGCAGGCCGATGCCCTCACCCGCGCCCTCCTCGACCTCGGCGAGGTCAAGACCTTCATCGCCATGCGCTACTGGCATCCCTTCACCGAGGATACCGCGCGCGCGGTGAAAGTGTGGGGACCTGACGAGATCGTGCTCCTGCCGCTCTATCCGCAATTCTCCACCACCACGACGGGCTCGTCGCAGCGCGTCTGGCACGACACTGCGCGCCAGATCGGCCTCACCGTTCCCGCGCATTTCATCTGCTGCTATCCGGACGAGCCGGGTTTCGTGACGGCGCTGGTCGACATCACGAAGCAGGCGATCGCCGCGGCCGCGACGGAAGCGCCGAACAAGGCGCAGATGGTCATCTTCTCGGCCCATGGCCTGCCGCAGAAGATCGTCGACAAGGGCGATCCCTATGTGCGGCAGGTCGAAGCCACGGTGGCGGCGACGGTGGCAGGGCTCGGCCTAGCGCCGGATCAATGGATCATCGCCTATCAAAGCCGCGTCGGCCCGCTGAAATGGGTCGGCCCCTCGACCGATGAGGTGATTACCGAGCATGCCAAGGCAGGCCGCGCCATCATCGTGGTGCCGGTGGCCTTCGTCTCCGAACATTCCGAAACGCTGGTCGAGCTCGACATCGAATACCGGCATCTCGCCACCAGCAACGGCGCCGCCGCTTATGTACGAGCGCCCACCGTGGCAACCCATCCGGCCTTCATCGACGGCCTTGCCTGCCTGGTCAAACAGGCCCGCCGGGACGGCGCCGCCCTCCAACCCGGCTGCAGCCGCGAGGCCTGCCGCGGCCAGAGCCAATGCGCCATGACAAAAGCGGGGATGTGA